In a single window of the Streptomyces sp. HUAS ZL42 genome:
- a CDS encoding NuoM family protein, which produces MIDINESVMQFLLAFVVVGPLLGAAAALLPAPPGLKGKSPEQAVLRHGVTVTGAVLIAAIVLALGFDHDHPSKMQASTDISWIPALDVRIHLGIDGISLPLMVLTALLTFLCALYSYFKMPAGPSPKAFVALLLVLESGTLATFAVLDLLLFFLAFETVLIPMYFLIARWGGEQRTQAAWKFILFTLLGSVVMLLGLLLIGIKAGTFDMVALATDNGHSLTTSVQVIAVLAIGVGLAVKTPMWPLHSWLPDAHTAAPTVGSVLLAGVLLKMGTYGFVRILLPIAPDGFHTFAPYLAAFAVVGIIYGSLACLALAKQGAKGDLKRLIAYSSVGHMGFVLLGIASTTPTGVNGALFANVAHGLITGLLFFLVGALKDRTGSTDLDTLAEETGAALYAKTPRLGGLLAFAAVASLGLPGLAGFWGEMLALFGAFNPAADLSRPAFLTFTAIAAFGTLLTAAYLLVVVRRVCMGAAPQEAPKLADVHTYEFAAWTPLVALTVVAGLWPKALLGLTDPAVQQLLAGGTR; this is translated from the coding sequence CTTCTGGCATTCGTCGTCGTCGGCCCGCTCCTCGGCGCCGCCGCCGCTCTCCTGCCGGCCCCGCCCGGGCTGAAGGGGAAGTCGCCCGAGCAGGCCGTGCTGCGGCACGGCGTCACCGTGACCGGGGCGGTCCTCATCGCCGCGATCGTCCTCGCGCTCGGGTTCGACCACGACCATCCGTCGAAGATGCAGGCCAGCACCGACATCAGCTGGATCCCCGCACTCGACGTGCGCATCCACCTCGGCATCGACGGCATCTCCCTCCCCCTTATGGTCCTGACCGCGCTGCTGACCTTCCTCTGCGCGCTCTACTCCTACTTCAAGATGCCGGCAGGCCCGAGCCCGAAGGCCTTCGTGGCCCTGCTGCTCGTCCTCGAGTCCGGCACCCTCGCCACCTTCGCCGTCCTCGACCTGCTGCTCTTCTTCCTCGCCTTCGAGACGGTCCTCATCCCCATGTACTTCCTCATCGCCCGCTGGGGCGGTGAGCAACGGACCCAGGCCGCCTGGAAGTTCATCCTCTTCACACTGCTCGGCTCCGTCGTCATGCTGCTCGGCCTGCTCCTGATCGGAATCAAGGCGGGCACATTCGACATGGTGGCACTCGCCACTGACAACGGCCATTCGCTGACCACATCCGTGCAGGTCATCGCCGTTTTGGCGATCGGAGTCGGGCTCGCGGTCAAGACGCCGATGTGGCCGCTGCACAGCTGGCTGCCCGACGCCCACACCGCCGCGCCGACCGTCGGCTCGGTCCTGCTGGCCGGCGTGCTGCTGAAGATGGGTACGTACGGGTTCGTCCGGATCCTCCTCCCGATCGCGCCCGACGGCTTCCACACCTTCGCGCCCTACCTCGCCGCCTTCGCCGTCGTCGGAATCATCTACGGATCCCTGGCCTGCCTGGCCCTCGCCAAGCAGGGCGCGAAGGGCGACCTCAAACGGCTCATCGCCTACTCCTCCGTCGGCCACATGGGCTTCGTCCTGCTCGGCATCGCGAGCACCACCCCCACCGGCGTGAACGGCGCCCTGTTCGCCAACGTCGCCCACGGCCTCATCACCGGCCTCCTCTTCTTCCTGGTCGGCGCGCTGAAGGACCGTACGGGCAGCACCGACCTCGACACCCTCGCCGAGGAGACGGGAGCGGCACTGTACGCCAAGACCCCGCGCCTCGGCGGCCTGCTCGCCTTCGCCGCGGTTGCCTCGCTCGGCCTGCCCGGCCTCGCCGGGTTCTGGGGCGAGATGCTGGCACTGTTCGGTGCGTTCAACCCCGCCGCCGACCTCAGCCGCCCCGCCTTCCTCACCTTCACGGCGATCGCCGCGTTCGGCACTCTGCTGACGGCCGCGTACCTCCTCGTCGTCGTCCGCCGCGTCTGCATGGGCGCCGCACCTCAGGAAGCCCCCAAGCTCGCCGACGTCCACACCTACGAGTTCGCGGCCTGGACCCCGCTCGTCGCCCTCACCGTCGTCGCCGGCCTGTGGCCCAAGGCCCTCCTCGGCCTGACCGACCCGGCCGTGCAGCAACTCCTCGCAGGAGGCACCCGATGA